AATGGTAACATGCCTTTGGTATCTTTCCCTGTTTGGTTTGTGAAGAAATATTAGAAAAAACTAAGACAGAAAAATATTGGTATGAGATGAGCTTAAGTGGAGCGACATGGTCAGTGGAATTCATGCGGCCGACCCCCACTTGCTCGGGATTGAGGTGTCGTTGTAAGAAAGAAAATTTACTGACACTGGAATCCCCAAAATTCACCCTACTAGAACTTCTCCACTTCTCATTGTTTCTATTTCCACTTCAATTATCTCCCTTTATTTTCCATGCCAAAATATCTAGGCTGAAACAACTCTCCAATCAGCTAAAACTTGGATAAAGGCTAAGACAAGCAAAATTGTTAAAGGAAAGACTGAAACTTCTTAAGATTACTGTTATTAACTCTATGGATAATTACCATCCTTGATACACTTTGTATTAACAGTGAAGGAACATTTCAAAGATAGTTCTGATTTTGTTTACTCTAAAAACTAAGAGAATGAGTTATTTTGCTCCTCTCTACAACCTTTGTTCTTCTGCATGTACAAAACCCTATAGAACTTTGACTCAACTCTCTCTCTATCTGATAGAAATTGATCTTTTCTTTTGCAAATCTTCGATTAGAGACCGTAAACTATGATTAGGTGTGAGAAGCTTGTCGTTGAGCCTTAAATTTGTCATTGGTGATGTATCTCTTCCAGTTTTTAGCCATTCTTCTATGGCTTCTAGCTCATATGAAAATCCATCAGCTGCAACATGTGGATTCTTCATCACTTCCTGCAACCgaagaaaggaagaaatgaaaaagaaaacatGCTTACTGGAAAATCCaataatcttttttaaaaaaaacctttttttAAAGTGAGAAATCTCCGAGAGTCCGTGGCGCATGGCTTGAAACTCGGTGTATAGTAGACCGCCCCTCTACCTTACTCCACTTAACTACCAGGTTTTCCTGTGACGTGTGCTAACCCGCACATCACTTGTTGTACTCTTACTACATGACCAAAGTCCCGAGGCATCTTTGAAGATCGTTTTTTCTACTCTTTAGCAGTAAAGTTACATTTTTTTACTCACATCTCATATTGAAGATGATATCAATATGAAGATGATAATCAAAAGTGAGACATGATAGTCAATTTGAAGGGAATAATatttgaagaattaacccaaatagctaCCTACCTaatctcttaaactaaaaatagcagGCGGATGCATaatatgtataattcatgtataatatatgtataaccgtgtataatcaatgtataatctatgtataccggcTAGAAAAGGTAGACATTGAATCTGACCAGCTATTTGTTACGTAAATGATGGGATAGAACATGAACCTGCAAAATGGGGCAAAGGAAGAAATTAGGGAACTCTCCTGAGTCTTCATCATCTTGATTTCTGTCATTTGCCACAACACATTCACCATTTGCTACTATTTCATCAGCTAATTTCTTCACTTTCTCTACTTCTCTTGCCAAACTAGTCATGTTTAACTCCTTATCTTCATGAATAGACAAACACTTTATTCCTATTCTTCCAAGCTCAAGTGCTATATCCAATGGCCACTCTCCGGCCATCGGATCAAGTACTTCAATAAGCTTAGTCTGGTCCATCATGATCGCCTCCTCGACAAGCCCGGCCCAGTTTCTCCCTGTCAGAATCTGTAAGACTAAGTTCCCATAAGCCCGGATATCTGATCTTATATCCGATTTATCAAAAGACAAAGGTGTCCTAAAACCATGGATGTTCGCCACATTATTACGATCAAGAAGGATTTTTGAAGGGTTGAGGTTGCCATGAGCCACGGGCCTCGGCTTTGCCCGATGAAGGTAGCATAGGCCCGTACAAACATTGGCTGCAATGCATATCCTAGCTTGCCAGTTTAGACACTTGTTTCTCCTTTTAGAGCTTCTCTTGCTTGAGAAGAGAATGTCTCTTAAGCAGCCATTGTGCATATACTCAAACACAATGCACCTTAGCTCAGAACAAAATCCGATCATCGATAGTATATGAGGATGCTTCATGTGGCTGAAGAGCTTCACCTGCATTAGAAAATTTTCGGATTTCAGACATGTAATGATATTATTTTCGAGATATTTTACTAACTCTTAAGATTATTAATTTATAGGAAAAGCATCATTTACCCCTCTACCATAGGAAACATCTTATTTGCCCTTGACCCTAACGAAGCTCTAACTTGAAGCATAACAAGAGGGTCATTTTGAACCATGGTCAAAAGTACAATGGTAAATTTAGACGTTTTACTCAATGTATTTTGACACGTGGGATCCACCCACTCGAGCTCTATTAAAGCTAAGGGCAAATAAGTAACGATTTCTTGACAAGGGTACGAATGATCCCAAAGTATAACTGAGTGTAAGGGGTATAATTTGGaccaacaacaacgacaacataCCCAGAGTAgtcccacaagtggagtctggagTGGGTagagtatacgcagaccttacccctacctttaagaaggcagagaggctgtttccggtagaccctcggctcaggaggGTATAATTTGGACCACTTCCCTTAATTTATAAAGTGGAGTAGTTATTATTGTGCCAACTTTATATTGCAAATAAGAAATGAGGGTAAGTACCTTAGCTCGGAAGGCATCTGCAGAATCTACATCACCTGAACTATACAGTTTAATTGCAACTGATGTGTGATTAAGCCTAGCTTTATACACATCAGTCCAATCACCACCAGATTTCAACCTCATACGATCCGAAAATCCATCTGTAGCTGCTCTAATTTCTGCAGCAGTGAACTCCTTGTACTCAAAACTCGGTTTCATCAGCATTGTAGCATTTCCTATCGcgtctttttccctgcaaaactcTATCCTTCGTCGTAGAACATCTCTTTGCTTTCTATACTCCTCAATTTCCTGAAGTGTATCTGTTCTTTGCTTCACTACTTTTTCCACTTTGACCTCAGCACGTGATCTTGCCACAGAAGATAGCTGCAGCTTGTTTGAGAGCTCGCCTTGTAGTTCAAGAATTGAGTTGAGTCTACTCGTCGTGATCTCAACTTCAGTATGAAGTTCACTGatctcttcttttgtggcatctAACTCCCTCTTTAGATCAGCCTTTCGCGCGATTTCATCATTTATGCAACCATCAATTTCCTCAGCCTATATATAGCAAAGTCTTTAGCTTGTAAATGGCAAAATGAAACTAACTAAAACAATAAGATTTTTTGAAGAACAAATGTAACACGTACCCTTCTAGTACATAGTGTGGTAGCCCACTGAGCCTTAGCATGTCCTCTAACATGGCCTTTTGCTTCTTCTCTGCTTAGTTGTATTGTTTGTTTGATCTCCAGAAACTTGATTTTCACAGCTTCTCTCTTTTCTTGCAAAGTCTAATATTATTTGATTATAAATCAGATTTCCATGAATAAGAAATCAATTTCTAAAATTTTGAGGGAAttatggaaaacaaaagaaaagaagactaAAATCTTCCTAGAAAAAACAATATAATCAGGATTTAAATTTTAGCTACTACATAATAGATAATATAATTGTTATATGACCTAATGATCAATAAAGTCAGTAAAAATCATGGTAACACTAGTTTATATTCCAACAAAGACAAAAAATAGCAAGTGATTTCTTCCTATCTACCTAAGCTTTAGCGAGCAGAACTACTCGGTAGCTGTAGTGATAGGTGATGGTAGATACCTAGTGAAATAGTCGAGATGTACTCAAACCAGTCTGACAATAAAACATCAACTGTTGTAAGGTTCTACCTTCATATACTTCCCAGATTTTAAGGAACTTGCTATTTCATTaccagaaaaataaaaataaatataaaaaaaataaaaaaaaatgatgaagctAGCACCTAAAAGGTCATTACTAAAGGGTTTCATACAATGAAGAATGATAAGCAAACAGTCTTGACTACTCCAGTATGTTTGTTGTTCTATCActatcataaaaattctgattcAAACTgaacaagaaaaaaataaattattaaatagaAAAGATAAATTAATATAAGGAAGCTAAAGTTGACTTGTCAAGcataaaaatcttttttttaactACTCCAAACTGATCCTGGCCATATAATCTATTGAGTTTAACTATTTTTAAACACTAACAACGTAAAAAAATCTATAATCAGGTCACCTAAAAGATAAGTACATGTCGTTTACAAAAAGTGAGACTAGTAACCTGAGAAAACCAAAGGTTAAATTCACGGAAAGGTAAAAATTCTTTACACTGTCaatgtatataaattaaattccaataatttatatgaaaattatCTGTGACTTACCAAATTATCAGCCATAACAAACTCTGTAATGCTATTCTGGAGATTTTCATTTgcaataaaatcatcaatttcctCTGCATTTGAAGATAATATTTGACTCATGTAATTCTCAATTTCATCTTTATACTTTTCCCATTGATCAACTGAGCTATTGCTTGCTGAAGAAGGTGAATCACATGAATTTTTCATTTTGGCACTGTTGTTTTCAGGGAACATTTTTACAACCAAATCTTTAAAACTTTGCCTCTTTGATCTTGAATTTGCGACCATTTCTCCTTGATCATCTTCGATTAATCCTTCATTATTTCTTTCCCTTAGAAAAACCAACTTCCCTCCACATATTATAAATAATTCACAGAATTCTGGCTTTTGTCTATGCACAAAAAATGATCCACTTATTGCACTTCTTGATTTCCTATAAAACAGCATTTTTTGcagaaaattaaaatatattatcatgaacaacaaacaacaacaaacgcTGTGTAAttcacaagtggagtctgggaaGGATAGTGAGTACAACAACAAAGGTTGTTTCGGATAGATTATCGACTCCAAAAAAATTATCAtgaaacaaactaataaaaagttttttatttttgggGGGGTAGGGTAGGAGAGGTTACCATGATGAAGACTTCATGAAAGTCAATGACATGACCAATTTTGTTATCCTAAGACCAGTGATCAAATCCACCATAATTTCTTGAATTGATTCATCATATCCTTCAATCTTGATTGCTTCAACTTTAACCTATTTGAAAGAAAAGGAGATGAAATTTTGGTTAAAAGTGTAATTAAAACTTGTAATAAGAAGTTATAAGAAATCATCAAAGCCTAAGAAAAAACACATACATTGGCACAAAAAACTTTGTATCTCCAAAGTATCTTTTGGTTCTTTGCTTCTTCAAACTTCTCAAGATCTTTCAGTTTTTCTTCATTCACTGAACCTGCAGGTAGCTTTCCCACTGTACcaacaaaaagagaaacaaaaaaaaaagttttatatatgaatcaaataaaaagaaaatgataagacgacgaacacaacaacaacaaaaaaaaactcaATGTAATGAGTTTGGAatatatgcagaccttacccttaccggGTAAAGATAGAAAGGTTGTTTGTGATACATGCTCGGCTCAAGAAAAGCAAAATAACAGCAATACAGAAAATGATAAGAGTTAAGGgggaaaagggtcaaatatataTAACTTACTTGGTGTAATAACAAAGTTTTTACATATGTTATTAGAAGCATAAAGAATGACAATTGTGATTGATTGAGAAGACCATCTTTTGAGTGCCCATTGTAAAGTCAAAAAACCATCATGAAGATTTGAATTAATTGCTACATAAACCTTCTTTTTCACCTCCAACTCCATAGCCATggctaaaaaaaaaagatttttttgacTAAGAAAAAAAAATGGTTACTTATAACTTATCACACATAAAAAAGTCTTGAAAGGGTTTGTAGTGTGAAGCACATGTAACAATAAAAATACGTAAAAGTACAAGATGAAGAAATTAAGCTATGGCTTTTTGAAAATCTTGTGTTTTTTCTTAAaaggaagatttttgaaaagaagaGAATAGGACTATTTGGCTTTTATATTGTTGTGTCAAGACAGccaattgttgttgttttttttttggattttttggttAGGATTTTAGCGGTGATAACAAAGCTGGGGCCAAATTTGATTGTTACTTGTTTtcgtttgatttgattttgagaTTGTGAAAATTTCTTGGATATTACTTGAGATTTGAGAGGATTTAATTTGTAGTTAACATTTAATGTGATTAGTTAAGAAGGTGATTTGCGCTATGACGTTTTATACATGTATATTCGAGGATATTCTTTGCTGGTAATTAACACCTACCCCTACTATATTAATTGATGAAAACTACTCTTTGGCGTGGATATGAGGATAAGTCAACTTTTTGTATCTAATTCAttcttagaattttttttttgtcttaatAAGCTTTGCTTATAgaccgtttggccaagctgcaaaaatcagatTCTTTTaataagtgttttttttttttcaaaagtacttttggcgaGAAATAGTttatgtttgactaattaatttaaaaagcacttctgaacaacaattagtgtttggctaaactttaaaaaactgtttctaagtatatttttctcaaaagtgcttttcaaaataatacttttggagagaaactatttttttttcttctccaaaactacTTCTATTTCTCCTCAaaagtattatttttgtttcaaaagcttggtcaaatacCTTATAATTTTAgaacggaaaaaaaaaaaaaaacacttttaaaaaaaaaaaagtttttgccCTCTGTTAGTCTCAAATCTCAATCAACGTTGGAAGATTTTGAACCTGAGCTTCGTTAGATTCTGCTGAAGTGTAA
The sequence above is drawn from the Nicotiana tabacum cultivar K326 chromosome 13, ASM71507v2, whole genome shotgun sequence genome and encodes:
- the LOC107760165 gene encoding putative U-box domain-containing protein 50 isoform X1, producing MAMELEVKKKVYVAINSNLHDGFLTLQWALKRWSSQSITIVILYASNNICKNFVITPMGKLPAGSVNEEKLKDLEKFEEAKNQKILWRYKVFCANVKVEAIKIEGYDESIQEIMVDLITGLRITKLVMSLTFMKSSSWKSRSAISGSFFVHRQKPEFCELFIICGGKLVFLRERNNEGLIEDDQGEMVANSRSKRQSFKDLVVKMFPENNSAKMKNSCDSPSSASNSSVDQWEKYKDEIENYMSQILSSNAEEIDDFIANENLQNSITEFVMADNLTLQEKREAVKIKFLEIKQTIQLSREEAKGHVRGHAKAQWATTLCTRRAEEIDGCINDEIARKADLKRELDATKEEISELHTEVEITTSRLNSILELQGELSNKLQLSSVARSRAEVKVEKVVKQRTDTLQEIEEYRKQRDVLRRRIEFCREKDAIGNATMLMKPSFEYKEFTAAEIRAATDGFSDRMRLKSGGDWTDVYKARLNHTSVAIKLYSSGDVDSADAFRAKVKLFSHMKHPHILSMIGFCSELRCIVFEYMHNGCLRDILFSSKRSSKRRNKCLNWQARICIAANVCTGLCYLHRAKPRPVAHGNLNPSKILLDRNNVANIHGFRTPLSFDKSDIRSDIRAYGNLVLQILTGRNWAGLVEEAIMMDQTKLIEVLDPMAGEWPLDIALELGRIGIKCLSIHEDKELNMTSLAREVEKVKKLADEIVANGECVVANDRNQDDEDSGEFPNFFLCPILQEVMKNPHVAADGFSYELEAIEEWLKTGRDTSPMTNLRLNDKLLTPNHSLRSLIEDLQKKRSISIR
- the LOC107760165 gene encoding putative U-box domain-containing protein 50 isoform X2, with the protein product MVDLITGLRITKLVMSLTFMKSSSWKSRSAISGSFFVHRQKPEFCELFIICGGKLVFLRERNNEGLIEDDQGEMVANSRSKRQSFKDLVVKMFPENNSAKMKNSCDSPSSASNSSVDQWEKYKDEIENYMSQILSSNAEEIDDFIANENLQNSITEFVMADNLTLQEKREAVKIKFLEIKQTIQLSREEAKGHVRGHAKAQWATTLCTRRAEEIDGCINDEIARKADLKRELDATKEEISELHTEVEITTSRLNSILELQGELSNKLQLSSVARSRAEVKVEKVVKQRTDTLQEIEEYRKQRDVLRRRIEFCREKDAIGNATMLMKPSFEYKEFTAAEIRAATDGFSDRMRLKSGGDWTDVYKARLNHTSVAIKLYSSGDVDSADAFRAKVKLFSHMKHPHILSMIGFCSELRCIVFEYMHNGCLRDILFSSKRSSKRRNKCLNWQARICIAANVCTGLCYLHRAKPRPVAHGNLNPSKILLDRNNVANIHGFRTPLSFDKSDIRSDIRAYGNLVLQILTGRNWAGLVEEAIMMDQTKLIEVLDPMAGEWPLDIALELGRIGIKCLSIHEDKELNMTSLAREVEKVKKLADEIVANGECVVANDRNQDDEDSGEFPNFFLCPILQEVMKNPHVAADGFSYELEAIEEWLKTGRDTSPMTNLRLNDKLLTPNHSLRSLIEDLQKKRSISIR